A portion of the Mycoplasma sp. (ex Biomphalaria glabrata) genome contains these proteins:
- the rpmG gene encoding 50S ribosomal protein L33, whose amino-acid sequence MRVGITLRCTKCNEENYRVMKNKKTHPDRIEVQKYCPKCNAKTLHKEKNN is encoded by the coding sequence ATGCGTGTAGGAATCACCCTAAGATGTACAAAATGTAACGAAGAAAATTATAGAGTAATGAAAAATAAAAAAACTCACCCAGACCGTATTGAAGTTCAAAAATATTGTCCAAAATGTAATGCTAAAACTCTTCACAAAGAAAAAAATAATTAA